A window from Citrus sinensis cultivar Valencia sweet orange chromosome 3, DVS_A1.0, whole genome shotgun sequence encodes these proteins:
- the LOC107174722 gene encoding ethylene-responsive transcription factor 13-like, whose product MQNKIIPEASGSGQQIHTQSDDGYEKTMLCFIKEAGHREGTASQDQNVVEAPDTQPPPAKKDRHYRGVRRRQWGTYAAEIRDSNPKKKGARVWLGTYKTPEGAALAYDRAAFKMRGSKAKLNFPHLLESVCNDESSSSTERSRDQAEKELQRHVLNTDALI is encoded by the coding sequence ATGCAGAACAAAATTATTCCAGAGGCGAGTGGGAGTGGGCAGCAGATTCATACTCAGTCGGACGATGGTTATGAAAAAACAATGCTCTGCTTTATAAAGGAAGCTGGGCATCGCGAAGGTACGGCGTCGCAAGATCAAAACGTGGTGGAGGCGCCTGATACCCAACCGCCGCCGGCGAAGAAGGACAGGCATTACAGGGGCGTGAGGAGGAGACAGTGGGGAACGTATGCGGCAGAGATAAGAGACTCTAATCCTAAGAAAAAGGGCGCAAGAGTTTGGCTTGGGACATACAAGACCCCTGAGGGTGCAGCGTTGGCTTATGATAGGGCCGCTTTCAAAATGCGCGGCTCAAAAGCTAAGCTTAATTTTCCCCACCTCCTTGAATCTGTGTGTAATGATGAGTCTTCTTCTTCGACAGAACGGTCCCGAGACCAAGCGGAGAAAGAGCTACAACGACACGTACTGAACACGGATGCTCTCATCTGA
- the LOC102628457 gene encoding COP9 signalosome complex subunit 7 isoform X1 yields MDIEQRQAELIDHFVKQASNQKGAALGSVIVEATSQPSLFAFSEILAVPNIAEFEGTENSKYLDMLRLFAHGTWSDYKNNAGHLPQLVPDQVLKLKQLTVLTLAETNKVLPYDELMEELDVTNVRELEDFLINECMYTGIVRGKLDQLRRCFEVQFAAGRDLRPGQLGSMIQTLSNWLTTSDNLLISIQEKIKWADSMNEMDKKHRKDLEEKVEEAKKSLSHKADVDCRGHEEIYSEPGGVMDYEEDRGRPKRCRRRHPLS; encoded by the exons ATGGACATCGAACAAAGACAAGCAGAGCTAATCGATCACTTTGTAAAGCAAGCTTCGAATCAGAAGGGCGCGGCTCTCGGCTCCGTTATCGTCGAAGCCACTTCACAACCCTCGCTCTTTGCTTTCTCTGAGATTCTCGCCGTTCCCAATATTGCCGAA TTTGAGGGAACTGAAAACTCTAAATACCTTGACATGCTTCGATTGTTTGCACATGGGACTTGGAGTGATTACAAAA ATAATGCTGGCCATCTTCCACAATTGGTTCCTGATCAAGTCCTCAAGCTGAAGCAGCTTACTGTGCTTACACTGGCTGAGACGAACAAG GTGCTAccctatgatgaattgatggaaGAGTTAGATGTTACAAATGTACGAGAACTTGaagattttcttattaatgaGTGCATGTATACA GGCATAGTGAGAGGAAAGCTGGATCAGTTGCGAAGATGCTTTGAG GTCCAATTTGCAGCTGGAAGAGATCTGAGGCCTGGACAGCTTGGGAGTATGATTCAAACCCTATCAAATTG GCTGACTACATCTGACAATCTTCTAATATCAATccaagaaaagataaaatgggCAGATAGTATGAATGAAATGGACAAGAAACACCGGAAGGATCTTGAGGAAAAGGTGGAAGAAGCAAAGAAGTCCCTCTCGCACAAG GCCGACGTTGACTGCCGAGGGCACGAGGAGATCTACTCTGAACCTGGTGGAGTGATGGATTATGAGGAAGATCGTGGCCGGCCCAAGAG ATGCAGGAGGCGACATCCGTTATCCTGA
- the LOC102628457 gene encoding COP9 signalosome complex subunit 7 isoform X2: protein MDIEQRQAELIDHFVKQASNQKGAALGSVIVEATSQPSLFAFSEILAVPNIAEFEGTENSKYLDMLRLFAHGTWSDYKNNAGHLPQLVPDQVLKLKQLTVLTLAETNKVLPYDELMEELDVTNVRELEDFLINECMYTGIVRGKLDQLRRCFEVQFAAGRDLRPGQLGSMIQTLSNWLTTSDNLLISIQEKIKWADSMNEMDKKHRKDLEEKVEEAKKSLSHKADVDCRGHEEIYSEPGGVMDYEEDRGRPKRRRHPLS, encoded by the exons ATGGACATCGAACAAAGACAAGCAGAGCTAATCGATCACTTTGTAAAGCAAGCTTCGAATCAGAAGGGCGCGGCTCTCGGCTCCGTTATCGTCGAAGCCACTTCACAACCCTCGCTCTTTGCTTTCTCTGAGATTCTCGCCGTTCCCAATATTGCCGAA TTTGAGGGAACTGAAAACTCTAAATACCTTGACATGCTTCGATTGTTTGCACATGGGACTTGGAGTGATTACAAAA ATAATGCTGGCCATCTTCCACAATTGGTTCCTGATCAAGTCCTCAAGCTGAAGCAGCTTACTGTGCTTACACTGGCTGAGACGAACAAG GTGCTAccctatgatgaattgatggaaGAGTTAGATGTTACAAATGTACGAGAACTTGaagattttcttattaatgaGTGCATGTATACA GGCATAGTGAGAGGAAAGCTGGATCAGTTGCGAAGATGCTTTGAG GTCCAATTTGCAGCTGGAAGAGATCTGAGGCCTGGACAGCTTGGGAGTATGATTCAAACCCTATCAAATTG GCTGACTACATCTGACAATCTTCTAATATCAATccaagaaaagataaaatgggCAGATAGTATGAATGAAATGGACAAGAAACACCGGAAGGATCTTGAGGAAAAGGTGGAAGAAGCAAAGAAGTCCCTCTCGCACAAG GCCGACGTTGACTGCCGAGGGCACGAGGAGATCTACTCTGAACCTGGTGGAGTGATGGATTATGAGGAAGATCGTGGCCGGCCCAAGAG GAGGCGACATCCGTTATCCTGA
- the LOC102628457 gene encoding COP9 signalosome complex subunit 7 isoform X3: MDIEQRQAELIDHFVKQASNQKGAALGSVIVEATSQPSLFAFSEILAVPNIAEFEGTENSKYLDMLRLFAHGTWSDYKNNAGHLPQLVPDQVLKLKQLTVLTLAETNKVLPYDELMEELDVTNVRELEDFLINECMYTGIVRGKLDQLRRCFEVQFAAGRDLRPGQLGSMIQTLSNWLTTSDNLLISIQEKIKWADSMNEMDKKHRKDLEEKVEEAKKSLSHKKLHTVSRPTLTAEGTRRSTLNLVE; the protein is encoded by the exons ATGGACATCGAACAAAGACAAGCAGAGCTAATCGATCACTTTGTAAAGCAAGCTTCGAATCAGAAGGGCGCGGCTCTCGGCTCCGTTATCGTCGAAGCCACTTCACAACCCTCGCTCTTTGCTTTCTCTGAGATTCTCGCCGTTCCCAATATTGCCGAA TTTGAGGGAACTGAAAACTCTAAATACCTTGACATGCTTCGATTGTTTGCACATGGGACTTGGAGTGATTACAAAA ATAATGCTGGCCATCTTCCACAATTGGTTCCTGATCAAGTCCTCAAGCTGAAGCAGCTTACTGTGCTTACACTGGCTGAGACGAACAAG GTGCTAccctatgatgaattgatggaaGAGTTAGATGTTACAAATGTACGAGAACTTGaagattttcttattaatgaGTGCATGTATACA GGCATAGTGAGAGGAAAGCTGGATCAGTTGCGAAGATGCTTTGAG GTCCAATTTGCAGCTGGAAGAGATCTGAGGCCTGGACAGCTTGGGAGTATGATTCAAACCCTATCAAATTG GCTGACTACATCTGACAATCTTCTAATATCAATccaagaaaagataaaatgggCAGATAGTATGAATGAAATGGACAAGAAACACCGGAAGGATCTTGAGGAAAAGGTGGAAGAAGCAAAGAAGTCCCTCTCGCACAAG AAGTTACACACTGTAAGCAGGCCGACGTTGACTGCCGAGGGCACGAGGAGATCTACTCTGAACCTGGTGGAGTGA
- the LOC102628457 gene encoding COP9 signalosome complex subunit 7 isoform X4: MDIEQRQAELIDHFVKQASNQKGAALGSVIVEATSQPSLFAFSEILAVPNIAEFEGTENSKYLDMLRLFAHGTWSDYKNNAGHLPQLVPDQVLKLKQLTVLTLAETNKVLPYDELMEELDVTNVRELEDFLINECMYTGIVRGKLDQLRRCFEVQFAAGRDLRPGQLGSMIQTLSNWLTTSDNLLISIQEKIKWADSMNEMDKKHRKDLEEKVEEAKKSLSHKLHTVSRPTLTAEGTRRSTLNLVE, encoded by the exons ATGGACATCGAACAAAGACAAGCAGAGCTAATCGATCACTTTGTAAAGCAAGCTTCGAATCAGAAGGGCGCGGCTCTCGGCTCCGTTATCGTCGAAGCCACTTCACAACCCTCGCTCTTTGCTTTCTCTGAGATTCTCGCCGTTCCCAATATTGCCGAA TTTGAGGGAACTGAAAACTCTAAATACCTTGACATGCTTCGATTGTTTGCACATGGGACTTGGAGTGATTACAAAA ATAATGCTGGCCATCTTCCACAATTGGTTCCTGATCAAGTCCTCAAGCTGAAGCAGCTTACTGTGCTTACACTGGCTGAGACGAACAAG GTGCTAccctatgatgaattgatggaaGAGTTAGATGTTACAAATGTACGAGAACTTGaagattttcttattaatgaGTGCATGTATACA GGCATAGTGAGAGGAAAGCTGGATCAGTTGCGAAGATGCTTTGAG GTCCAATTTGCAGCTGGAAGAGATCTGAGGCCTGGACAGCTTGGGAGTATGATTCAAACCCTATCAAATTG GCTGACTACATCTGACAATCTTCTAATATCAATccaagaaaagataaaatgggCAGATAGTATGAATGAAATGGACAAGAAACACCGGAAGGATCTTGAGGAAAAGGTGGAAGAAGCAAAGAAGTCCCTCTCGCACAAG TTACACACTGTAAGCAGGCCGACGTTGACTGCCGAGGGCACGAGGAGATCTACTCTGAACCTGGTGGAGTGA